From the genome of Papaver somniferum cultivar HN1 chromosome 2, ASM357369v1, whole genome shotgun sequence, one region includes:
- the LOC113350409 gene encoding cytochrome P450 CYP82D47-like, protein MMDISIIDHRYFQLFERIAGLLALISFFYCILVFIKRQPRNLKTNFHEEKLTPASPPEVAGAWPIVGHLPQLNGSTPLFKILADMSDKYGPIFIARFGMYPTLVISSWEMSKECFSTNDRLFATRPPSAAGKYLAEAMFGFSPYGPYWREVRKIATLHLLSHKRLEFLKPNRYLEIDNCMTRLYDCWMERDNLIKQNGRSTTSSVKVDMSQVFSELSLNVVLKMIVGKTLFTKKNKNKEDYTKEEEEGQKLHKSILKFFELAGVSVASDTLPFLGWLDVDGQTKQMKRLSREMNLIVSKWLEEHQEKKRLQTLESDGAEREANDHKNHDFMDVLMSVLDEEKEDLFFGYNRDTVIKGTCLNLILAASDTTSVTLTWALSLVLTNPSVLKMAQDELDTEVGKERNVEGHDIDGLVYLQAIVKETLRLYPPGPLSVPHEATEDCIVGGYEVKKGTRLLVNLWKLQRDARVWSNPLEFKPERFLPETVGGFGGETAYIDFRGQHYEYTPFGSGRRGCPGIDFGLQTLHMALARLLHAFDFDTDRGFVIDMTEGPGFTMPKVTPLEVHLIPRLPATLY, encoded by the exons ATGATGGATATATCAATCATCGATCATCGTTACTTCCAGTTATTCGAAAGGATTGCAGGTTTATTAGCTTTGATATCCTTCTTCTACTGTATTTTGGTCTTCATTAAACGACAGCCAAGGAACTTGAAAACCAACTTCCACGAGGAAAAGCTAACACCAGCATCGCCGCCTGAAGTTGCAGGTGCGTGGCCAATAGTAGGTCATCTTCCTCAGCTGAATGGATCTACACCTCTATTCAAGATCCTTGCCGACATGTCTGACAAGTACGGACCTATTTTCATCGCCAGATTTGGTATGTATCCGACCCTAGTGATAAGTAGTTGGGAGATGTCTAAAGAATGCTTCAGTACCAACGACAGGTTATTTGCTACCCGTCCACCTAGTGCAGCTGGGAAGTACCTCGCGGAAGCCATGTTTGGCTTTTCCCCGTATGGCCCTTATTGGCGGGAGGTCCGGAAGATCGCTACACTCCACTTGCTATCTCATAAACGCCTCGAGTTTCTTAAGCCAAACCGTTACTTAGAGATAGATAATTGCATGACAAGATTATATGATTGTTGGATGGAACGAGATAATTTGATAAAGCAGAATGGTAGATCGACTACTAGTTCAGTTAAGGTGGACATGAGCCAAGTGTTTTCAGAACTATCTTTGAACGTGGTCTTGAAGATGATTGTAGGAAAGACCCTTTTtactaagaaaaacaaaaataaagaagattACACCAAAGAGGAAGAAGAGGGCCAAAAGCTTCATAAGAGTATCCTAAAATTCTTCGAATTAGCAGGTGTTTCAGTTGCATCTGATACTCTTCCTTTCCTTGGGTGGCTGGATGTGGATGGGCAAACGAAACAAATGAAAAGACTCTCCAGGGAGATGAACTTGATCGTTTCAAAGTGGCTTGAAGAGCATCAAGAGAAAAAACGACTTCAAACATTAGAATCCGATGGAGCAGAAAGAGAGGCTAATGATCATAAGAATCATGACTTCATGGACGTGTTGATGTCAGTTCTCGACGAAGAAAAGGAAGATCTCTTCTTCGGTTATAATCGAGATACCGTCATCAAAGGCACATGTCTG AACCTTATACTTGCTGCATCGGATACTACGTCAGTTACATTGACATGGGCTCTCTCACTAGTACTCACCAATCCTAGTGTCTTAAAAATGGCTCAGGATGAGCTTGACACCGAAGTTGGCAAGGAAAGAAACGTAGAGGGACACGATATCGATGGTCTCGTCTACCTCCAAGCAATCGTCAAGGAAACTCTCAGACTGTATCCTCCTGGCCCACTCTCTGTACCACACGAGGCTACAGAAGACTGCATTGTTGGTGGGTATGAAGTGAAAAAAGGTACGCGCTTGTTGGTTAACCTGTGGAAACTGCAGCGTGACGCTCGAGTGTGGTCAAACCCGTTAGAGTTCAAGCCAGAGAGATTTCTTCCAGAGACGGTTGGTGGGTTTGGTGGTGAAACGGCATACATAGACTTCAGGGGTCAGCATTACGAATACACACCATTTGGATCTGGAAGAAGGGGATGCCCGGGGATAGACTTTGGCCTCCAGACACTTCACATGGCATTGGCTCGTCTGCTACATGCTTTTGATTTCGACACAGACAGAGGATTTGTAATAGACATGACAGAAGGCCCGGGTTTCACCATGCCCAAAGTAACCCCACTTGAAGTTCACCTTATTCCACGTCTGCCGGCCACACTTTACTAG